A region of the Campylobacter subantarcticus LMG 24377 genome:
AAGCTTTTTATCGGTAGTAAATTTACCAGCAGCTTCATCACTAAATAGAACCACTCAAGCAATGGATACTCTAGCAGAAGAAATTGGTAAAAATGAAAACATAACTAATATTGTAGGCCTTATAGGCTATGATCTTTTCACAGGTTCTTTAAAAGAAAATGCTGGAGCAATGTTTATTAATTTAAAAGATTGGAGTGAAAGAAGTGTTAGTAGTTTTGATATCACAGGGACATATAATAAACAATATTATTTAAATCCAAACTTTCAATCATTTTTTATTAATCCACCTCCAATTCAAGGTTTAAGCTTAACCGGTGGCTTTGAAATGTATGCACAAAATCGTGGTGGCAAAAGTTATGATGAAATTCAAGCTGATGTAAACAAACTAGTAGATGCAGCTAATAAGCGTCCGGAATTATCCAACGTAAGAACAACTCTAGATACTAATTTTCCTCAGTTAAAACTCGAAATTGATCGTGATAAAGTAAAACTTTATGGACTTGATCTAAATGATGTATTTAGCACACTTAATGCTACCATAGGAACTTATTATGTAAATGATTTTTCTATGCTTGGCAAAAATTACCGCGTTAATATCAGTGCCATAGGAGATTTTAGAAATACTCAAAATGCATTAAAAAACATCTATGTAAGATCAAAAGATGGATCAATGATAGCTCTAGATAGCGTTTTAACACTTCATAGAAGCATTGGCCCCGATGATGTAAAACGCTTTAATATGTTTCCATCAGCACTAGTGCAAGGTGATCCTGCACCAGGATATACCTCAGGACAAGCTATTGATACTATTGCACAAGTTGCAAAAGAAACACTAGGGGAAGAATACAGCATAGCATGGTCAGGATCAGCTTATCAAGAAGTTACTAGTAGTGGCGCAGGACAAGTAGCTTTTATACTAGGACTTTTATTTGTATTTTTAATCTTAGCGGCTCAATATGAAAGATGGCTCATGCCTTTAGCTGTTATAACAGCAGTTCCTTTTGCAGTATTTGGTTCTTTACTTCTTGTATGGCTTAGAGGCTTAGAAAATGATATATATTTTCAAACAGGACTTTTACTTTTAATAGGACTTTCTGCTAAAAATGCTATTTTAATTGTAGAATTTGCTATGGAAGAACATCTTAAAAAAGGCAAAAGTATCTTTGAAGCTTCTATTAGTGCAGCAAAATTGAGATTTAGACCAATCGTAATGACCTCATTGGCATTTATTTGTGGTATTTTACCACTTTTCTTTGCTTATGGAGCAGGAAGTGCAAGTCGTCATGCAATAGGTACAGGTGTTATAGGTGGTATGATAGCAGCATCAACTATAGCAATATTTTTTGTGCCTTTATTCTTTTATGTTTTAGAAAGTTTTAATAAATGGCTTGATGAAAAAAGAGGTAAAAAACATGCATAAATTAATAGTAATAGTAAGTTGTTTTTTGATAACAGCTTGCAGTTTAAAACCAAATTTAGAAATCAAAGATGTAAATTACACTAAAAGTTTAGATCAAAACATTAGCATTAATAAACAATGGTGGAAAGCTTTTGATGATAATTATTTAAATACCTTAATCGATCAAGCTTTAAAAAATAACAATGATTTGCAAATTGCATATATGAATTTACAAAAAGCTTATGAAGCTTTAGGTATAGCAAGAAGTGATTTGCTTCCTAAGCTTGATGGAAGTGCTAGCGGAGCAAGAGCAAAAACTAGCATTAATGCTCCAAGTAACAAAAATAATGATTTTGTCTATGGTAACGATTTTAATATGGGTTTAAATTTAAGCTATGAAGTAGATTTATGGGGAAAATATAGAAATAGCTATGGTGCTTCAAAAGCAAAATTACAGGCTAGCGAGTTTGATTATGAAAGTGCAAGATTGAGTTTAATCTCTAATGCAGTAAAAACTTATTTTAATCTAGCAAGCTTAAGCGAGCAAGTAAAAATTTTAGAAGAAACAACCCAAAGTTATCAAAAAACTTATAAGTTAAAATTAGAACATTTTAAACTTGGAGTAATTAGTGAGTACGAACTTAATAAATTTAAAGCTGAGCTTGAAAATTCAAAAGTTCTACTTACAAATGCTAAAATTCAAAAAGAAGCTAACACTAAAGCCTTAAAAATCTTAACTTCAAATAATATTGATGACATACTTTATAATAGCATAGAATATAAAAAAATAGGACAATACGAACTTAGCATACCTGAAGGTATTGGCAGTGAAATTTTACTTCAAAGACCTGATGTACAAGCTAGTTTAAAAATTTTAGAAGAAAAAAACTATATGATTGGTGTAGCTAGAACTGCATTTTTACCAAACCTTTCTTTAACAGGACTTTTGGGTTTTCAAAGTAATGACTTAGATCTTTTAGTTAAGCATGGAAGCAATACTTGGAATATAGCTGGAAATTTTGCAATGCCGATTTTTCATTGGGGTGAGATTATGAATAATGTTAATATTGCAAAACTTACCAAAGATGAAGCATTTTTACAATATGAAAATACCTTAAAAACAGCCTTTGGAGAGATAAGACTTGCTTTATTTAACCGTCAAAGCTATTATGAAAATGAGCAAAATTACAAAAATTTATTTCTAGCTCAAAGTAAAATTTATGAAATTTCTACCTTAAGATATGAAAATGGTGTGATTAACTTGGCTGATTTTTTACAAGACCAAAGAAATTACTTAAATGCTAAACTTTCTTATACTAACTCAACTTATGAGCTTGCAAATTCCATCGTAGATGTTATGAAAGCTTTTGGTGGAGGATTTAATACTAAAGAAGAGTCAAGAGAAAATGTCAAAGCTATGGAAAAAAACTTAAAAGAAAACTTTTACAACAACTAAGTTTTAAACTTAGTTGTTAATGCATTTGAATTTGAATTCTTTGATTAAAATTATTATTTCCTCTATCTTTTGGACTATTATGCTCAAAACGATAACGCATGCTACCTGAAACATTAACATCTTGGAAAATTTCATCTAAAGGCGCAGAATTTGACACGCTTATAAGTCCTAGTAAAAATACAAAAAATGCTATAAAAATATTTTTCATTATAAAGCCTTTAATAAAAATATGATACAATTATAGTCTTTTTTAAATAACTACAAAATGAAAATTTAGGAAAAATATGAATTTTTTACAAAACTTAGCTCTTTCTTACTCACACAAAGCTATGCAAAAATCTTTAGAAAATGGTTTTGAGGTGAAACTTTTAAAAGAAGGACAAGAGAAAAAAGTAAATGAGAAAAAAACTTATATGCTTTATGCTCATATACCATTTTGTCATACTTTTTGTCCATATTGTAGTTTTCATAAGTATTATTATAATGAAGATTTAGCAAAGAGATATTTTGAAAGTTTAAGAGAAGAAATCAAGCAAATTAAAGATAAGGGATTTGATTTTAATTCTATGTATGTAGGTGGTGGCACCACCTTAATTAACGAAGAAGAGCTTGTTAAAACCTTAGAGCTTTGCAAAAAATTATTTAACATCAAAGAAATTTCTTGCGAAACCGATCCCAATCATATTGACCCTAAAAAGTTAGAAATGTTTAAAGGACTGATAGATCGCTTAAGCTGTGGTATACAAAGTTTTAATGATGATACTTTAAAAAAAGTAGCAAGGTATCATAAATTTGGCTCTAGCAAAGAACTTCAAGAAAAGCTTTCTAAAGCCATAGGAGTGCTTCCTATCATGAGTATTGATTTGATTTTTAATTTTCCTTCCCAAACTAAGGAACAATTACTCAATGATTTAGAAATAGCCAAAAGCCTAAAACCTCAACAAATCACAACCTATCCTCTAATGAAGTCAAACCTCACAAAAGATAACATTGCAAAAACTCTAGGAGTAAGTTTTAAAGATAATGAATTTGAATTTTATAAAATCATTATAGATTTTTTCAAAGATTATGAAAGAAATAATGCATGGTCATTTTCTTTAGAAAAAAGTAGCTTTAATGATGAGTATGTAAGTAGCCATCATGAGTATTTAGGCGTAGGAAGTGGGGCTTTTAGCTTTTTAGATGGAGAGCTTTTAATCAATGCTTTTAATTTAAATGATTATTCTAAACTCATCAAAGAAAAGCAAAATGCAAATATTGCTAAAGCTGATTTTGGCAGAAAAGAAATCATCAAGTATGTCTTTTTAACCGAAATGTTTGCCGGTAAAATCGAGATCGATAAATTTAATAAAACCTTAGAATGCAACCTAGAAAAAGATCTTTTTATAGAGCTTTTAGGTCTTAAACTAAGCAAGGCTATAAAAAAAGAAAACAACATTTTATACACAAGTGAATTTGGGCGTTATTTATTTATGGTTTTGATGAAAGATTTTTATACGGGTATGGATTTAGTGCGTGCGGTTTTTAGAGATGATAAACGTCTACAAGATAAAAAACGCATTAACATCATGCAAGAAAATGTCGATCCGCTTGATTTTAAAAGTATGGAGTTTAAAGGGTAAAAGCCTTAAAAGGCTTTTACTAAAATGGTCTTATTATCATCATGATAGCAATGATGATAAACAACACCGTTGGTACTTCATTGTATGCTCTAAAGAATTTTCCACTTCTTTGACATTTATCATTTTGAAGTTGTTTTAAATAATAATAATTTTGCACATGATAAATGATCAAAAGCAATGCACAGGTTAATTTAGCATGCATAAAACCTGAACCAACCATCAAAGCTTTATTAGCATGAAGCATTAAACTACCCGTGATCAAAGTCACCACCATCGCAGGAGTTTGAATGTAAAAATACAATTTTCTTTCTTGAATTTTTACTACATCTACAAAGCCTTTATTGTCTTTATGTTCGACATGATAGACAAAAAGTCTTGGCAAATAAAACAAACCCGCCATCCACGAAACAAAAGCTAAATAATGCACCATTTTAATCCACAAATACCAGTCAGTTAAAAAATCTAACATGATTGTTTTTCTCCTTTTTTATTAAAGATTTCTTTGATTAAAATTAAGACCACGCTAATATTTATCATCACATCAGCAAAGTTAAATACAGCAAATTCAAACCACTTATGCCAAAACACAAAATCCACCACACCTATATGCACAAAGCGATCAAGTAAATTTGAGCATCCAGCAGAAAGCATGATCGCAAAAGCGATTAAATGGGTTTTTAAAAATTCTTTTTGGTAAAGCAAATACACCGATAAAGCTAGTATAAAAACAAGTTGTATGTATTTTAAATACTCTCCTAAAAAGGCAAACATCGAAAAAGCCACACCTGTATTGTAGGTTAAAACCAAGTCAAAAAATTCGCCCTTATATTCAAGTCCTTGTAAAAATACATACTTGCTTGCTTGATCTAGTATAAAAACCAAAGCAAAAACAAAACAAAATTTTAAAGACAAATTTTTATGCATTCAATGCTTTCATAAAAAAGCCTTCTACGACTTTCATTTCTTTTTCTAAAAGCTTAATGTCTTTTGCCTCTAGCAATAAGCGTATCAAATTTTCTGTACCTGAATATCTAAACAAACTAGAAATTCCTTTTTTTTCTAAATCTTTTTTCAACTCTTCCAAGCCTGCAAGTTTACTTAAGTCTTTTTTCTCTGAAATTTTTAGATTATGTAAAAGTTGAGGGTAAGGCTTGACTTGATTTAAAATTTCACTTGCACTTTTTGCCTCACTAAGCATTAAAGCGCTAAATTGCAACGCCGCTACTAAACCATCTCCGGTCTTAGCATAATCACTAAAAATGATATGCCCACTTTGCTCCCCACCAAAATTTCCACCACATTCTTTGAGCTTTTCAAGCACATATTTATCGCCCACATTGCAAGTTTCATGCGTGATTTTATGTTTAGCTAAAAACTCTTTTAAAGCACCATTACTCATGATCGTGCTTACTACGCTTGATTTTAATCTGCCTTGTTTTTTCAAAAACAAAGCTAAAACACCTAAAAGACTGTCTCCATGAGCCACTTCACCTTTTTCATCTACAACGACCAAACGATCAGCATCTCCATCAA
Encoded here:
- the lspA gene encoding signal peptidase II — its product is MHKNLSLKFCFVFALVFILDQASKYVFLQGLEYKGEFFDLVLTYNTGVAFSMFAFLGEYLKYIQLVFILALSVYLLYQKEFLKTHLIAFAIMLSAGCSNLLDRFVHIGVVDFVFWHKWFEFAVFNFADVMINISVVLILIKEIFNKKGEKQSC
- a CDS encoding coproporphyrinogen III oxidase family protein encodes the protein MNFLQNLALSYSHKAMQKSLENGFEVKLLKEGQEKKVNEKKTYMLYAHIPFCHTFCPYCSFHKYYYNEDLAKRYFESLREEIKQIKDKGFDFNSMYVGGGTTLINEEELVKTLELCKKLFNIKEISCETDPNHIDPKKLEMFKGLIDRLSCGIQSFNDDTLKKVARYHKFGSSKELQEKLSKAIGVLPIMSIDLIFNFPSQTKEQLLNDLEIAKSLKPQQITTYPLMKSNLTKDNIAKTLGVSFKDNEFEFYKIIIDFFKDYERNNAWSFSLEKSSFNDEYVSSHHEYLGVGSGAFSFLDGELLINAFNLNDYSKLIKEKQNANIAKADFGRKEIIKYVFLTEMFAGKIEIDKFNKTLECNLEKDLFIELLGLKLSKAIKKENNILYTSEFGRYLFMVLMKDFYTGMDLVRAVFRDDKRLQDKKRINIMQENVDPLDFKSMEFKG
- the hemJ gene encoding protoporphyrinogen oxidase HemJ produces the protein MLDFLTDWYLWIKMVHYLAFVSWMAGLFYLPRLFVYHVEHKDNKGFVDVVKIQERKLYFYIQTPAMVVTLITGSLMLHANKALMVGSGFMHAKLTCALLLIIYHVQNYYYLKQLQNDKCQRSGKFFRAYNEVPTVLFIIIAIMMIIRPF
- a CDS encoding mini-MOMP protein encodes the protein MKNIFIAFFVFLLGLISVSNSAPLDEIFQDVNVSGSMRYRFEHNSPKDRGNNNFNQRIQIQMH
- a CDS encoding multidrug efflux system CmeABC, outer membrane lipoprotein CmeC yields the protein MHKLIVIVSCFLITACSLKPNLEIKDVNYTKSLDQNISINKQWWKAFDDNYLNTLIDQALKNNNDLQIAYMNLQKAYEALGIARSDLLPKLDGSASGARAKTSINAPSNKNNDFVYGNDFNMGLNLSYEVDLWGKYRNSYGASKAKLQASEFDYESARLSLISNAVKTYFNLASLSEQVKILEETTQSYQKTYKLKLEHFKLGVISEYELNKFKAELENSKVLLTNAKIQKEANTKALKILTSNNIDDILYNSIEYKKIGQYELSIPEGIGSEILLQRPDVQASLKILEEKNYMIGVARTAFLPNLSLTGLLGFQSNDLDLLVKHGSNTWNIAGNFAMPIFHWGEIMNNVNIAKLTKDEAFLQYENTLKTAFGEIRLALFNRQSYYENEQNYKNLFLAQSKIYEISTLRYENGVINLADFLQDQRNYLNAKLSYTNSTYELANSIVDVMKAFGGGFNTKEESRENVKAMEKNLKENFYNN